The Pseudalkalibacillus hwajinpoensis DNA window TCAAAACGAGTAATGTCATCAGTTGGTCCAAGGACATCGGCCATAAATTCCTTCAATGCGCCAGCTCGCTGTGGAAAATGTACGATGAAATAATGCTTCAATCCTTCGTAAATTAAGGACCGCTCCTGGATTTCTTGCATGCGGTTAATATCGTTGTTCCCACCACTAATGACACAGACGACATTTTTGCCTTTGATTTGATCTTTATAAAAGTCGAGTGCTGCGATTGAAAGGGCACCAGCTGGTTCAGCGACGATCGCATTTTGGTTATAAAGTTCTAGTATCGTTGTACATATTTTCCCCTCAGGAACGAGTACGATATCATCAAGAATATGCTTGCAAATGTCAAGCGTAAGCTTCCCTACTTGTTTTACCGCTGCCCCATCAACGAATTTGTCGATGTAATCAAGAGGGACGACGCTATCCCGATCAAGTGAACTTTTCATACCTGGTGCCCCTTGGGGTTCAATGCCTACAATTTTGGTACCTGGACTGATGCTCTTCACATAAGAGCCGACACCTGAAGCAAGTCCTCCTCCTCCGATCGCAAGCATCACAAAATCAACCTCGTCAATGTCATTCATAATTTCGAGACCGACTGTTCCTTGACCTGCGATCGTTCGGTAATCGTCAAATGGGTGAATAAATGTTCTGTCATTGGTGTTGCAAAATTCCTTAGCTGTTTTAAATGAATCATCAAATGTGTCACCTGTAAGAATCACTTCTACGAAGGACCCGCCAAATAGCTCAACTTGTGATATTTTTTGTCTTGGAGTGGTTGCTGGCATAAAGATATGCCCTTGAATGCCAAGCGTTTTACAGGAGTAAGCCACGCCCTGAGCATGGTTTCCGGCGCTCGCGCACACAATACCGTTAGCTTTCTCTTCATCATTTAAACTCTGAATCAAGTTATATGCGCCTCTGATCTTAAATGATCGAACATTCTGGAGGTCTTCTCTTTTAAGATACACATTACAGTTATAACGATCAGAAAGGATGTCATTTCGCTGGAGCGGTGTCGGTACGACCACTTCCTTTAAAACTTGATTTGCGATAATGATATCTTCGATCTGGACTTTGCTGATTGTTTTGCTCATTCTCGCACTCCTTCTGATTAATAAGAATTGTTTAACTTTTTAAAATTCATTTTAACACAATTTAATGCTGTTGTACGTTATTGTTCTAAAAGAATTGGATTTCTTTTGCACTAAAAAGCATGCTACACTTTTAATAGACACGTAAATTGTTTATAAGGAGGCTTTATCAATGAATACTTGGGCATTTGTATCTGATTTTGATGGCACGATTTCGAAAAAGGATTTCTACTGGCTTGTGATTGACACCTATTATCCTGAAGGGAAAGAGCTTTATACAAAGTGGAAAGCGGGAGAATACATGGATATCGACTTCCTGCAACAGGTATTCCGATCCATCGGTCAAGAAGAATCGCAAATCATTGAAGACATTCTTTCTCTTCCTATTGATGAACACGTTCCTTCCTTTATAGAGACTGTTCAGAATAGCGGAGGCGATTTCTATATCTTAAGTGCTGGCACAGACTTTTACATCCACCATATTTTAAAGCACTACGGGATTCAAGACGTTCCGGTGTTCTCGAACAAAGGTTACTACGAGAATCAAAATGTACATTTAGAAATTGATGAGAACCACAGGCATTATTCCAAACGATACGGAATCGATAAATCGATCGTCATAAAGGAACTAAAGGAAAAGTATAATGTGGTTTATTTTGCTGGTGATAGTGAGCCGGACTCACACCCCGCAAAGGTTGCGGACCTTACTTTTGCGAAAGATGCGCTTCAAGAAATTTTAAGGGAAAATGGTGTTCCATTCGTAGGGGTTGATTCATTTCAGGACATTGAAAGGGTACTCCGTGAAAAAGGAATACTGCAGTAATGCATGCGTTAACGAATATTCCAATTCCTACAATTCTGGAGATCCGTTCGGGAATTCGACATCAATTGGGTTCAATCCTCACCAAGCATGACTTTAAAAATGCACTATTTTTGTTTGATGATTTTACATATCGAGAATATGCAGCGTCCTTTCATAATGAAATGACGGGGATTAAAGTGACATGCCATAAAATGACGTCTACTCTTACGATCGAAGAGCTCATTCGTTTCGCTTTTAAACTCGAGACATATGATGTTGTACTCTCGATGGGTGGCGGAATGGTCATTGATTACGGGAAGTACATTGCCTTTTCAAAAAAAATACCTTTTATCAGCTTGCCAACGTCTGCTTCTAA harbors:
- the ilvA gene encoding threonine ammonia-lyase IlvA translates to MSKTISKVQIEDIIIANQVLKEVVVPTPLQRNDILSDRYNCNVYLKREDLQNVRSFKIRGAYNLIQSLNDEEKANGIVCASAGNHAQGVAYSCKTLGIQGHIFMPATTPRQKISQVELFGGSFVEVILTGDTFDDSFKTAKEFCNTNDRTFIHPFDDYRTIAGQGTVGLEIMNDIDEVDFVMLAIGGGGLASGVGSYVKSISPGTKIVGIEPQGAPGMKSSLDRDSVVPLDYIDKFVDGAAVKQVGKLTLDICKHILDDIVLVPEGKICTTILELYNQNAIVAEPAGALSIAALDFYKDQIKGKNVVCVISGGNNDINRMQEIQERSLIYEGLKHYFIVHFPQRAGALKEFMADVLGPTDDITRFEYTKKNNRDRGPVLAGIELKQKEDYEPLIERMDHKGFSYIEINKDQDLFNLLI
- a CDS encoding MtnX-like HAD-IB family phosphatase, whose product is MNTWAFVSDFDGTISKKDFYWLVIDTYYPEGKELYTKWKAGEYMDIDFLQQVFRSIGQEESQIIEDILSLPIDEHVPSFIETVQNSGGDFYILSAGTDFYIHHILKHYGIQDVPVFSNKGYYENQNVHLEIDENHRHYSKRYGIDKSIVIKELKEKYNVVYFAGDSEPDSHPAKVADLTFAKDALQEILRENGVPFVGVDSFQDIERVLREKGILQ